In Eulemur rufifrons isolate Redbay chromosome 2, OSU_ERuf_1, whole genome shotgun sequence, the sequence ATCACCAGCCTTTGGAACGCCACGGGTTGTGGGAAGTCATCACTATTGCGGCCGTGACTGCCGTGGTGAGCCTGATCACCATCGTGGGCAACGTCTTGGTCATGATCTCCTTCAAAGTCAACAGTCAGCTGAAGACAGTTAACAACTATTACCTGCTCAGCTTAGCCTGTGCAGACCTCATCATTGGCATCTTCTCCATGAACCTCTACACAACCTACATCCTCATGGGACGCTGGGCTCTCGGGAGCCTGGCCTGCGACCTTTGGCTTGCACTGGATTATGTGGTCAGCAATGCTTCTGTCATGAACCTCCTGGTGATCAGTTTTGACCGTTACTTTTCCATCACAAGACCCCTGACATACCGGGCCAAGCGCACCCCAAAGAGGGCTGGCGTCATGATCGGCCTGGCCTGGCTGATCTCCTTCATCCTCTGGGCCCCAGCAATCCTCTGCTGGCAGTACTTGGTGGGGAAGCGGACGGTCCCACCAGACGAGTGCCAGATCCAGTTCCTCTCTGAGCCCACCATCACCTTCGGCACTGCCATCGCTGCCTTCTACATCCCTGTTTCTGTCATGACCATCCTCTACTGCCGAATCTACCGGGAAACAGAGAAGCGAACCAAAGACCTGGCTGACCTCCAGGGCTCTGACTCCGTGGCCGACGCTGAGAAGAGAAAGCCGGCTCACAGGGCTCTGCTCAgatcctgcctcagctgccctcGACCCGCGCTGGCCCAGAGGGAAAGGAACCAGGCCTCCTGGTCGTCCTCCCACAGGAGCACCTCCACCCCTGGAAAGCCATCCCAAGGCACTGGCCCAAGAACCGACTGGGCCAAAGCTGAGCAGCTCACTACCTGTAGCAGCTACCCCTCCTCAGAGGATGAGGACAAGCCCACCGCTGACCCTGTCTTCCAAGTGGTCTACAAGAGTCAGGCCAAGGAAAGCCCAAGGGATGAATTCAGTGCTGAAGAGACCAAGGAAACTTTTGTGAAAGCTCAGACTGAACAAAATGACTATGACACTCCAAAATACTTCCTGTCTCCAGCTGCTGCTCATAGACCCAAGAGTCAGAAATGTGTGGCCTATAAATTCCGATTGGTGGTAAAAGCTGATGGGACCCAGGAGACCAGCAATGGCTGTCACAAAGTGAAAATCATGCCCTGCTCCTTCCCAGTGGCCAAGGACCCTTCAACAAAAGGCCTCGATCCCAACCTCAGCCATCAAATGACGAAACGGAAGAGAATGGTCCTAGTCAAAGAGAGGAAAGCAGCCCGGACCTTGAGTGCCATTCTCCTGGCCTTCATCATCACGTGGACCCCTTATAACATCATGGTCCTAGTTTCCACCTTCTGTGACGAGTGTGTCCCAGTCACCCTGTGGCACTTGGGCTATTGGTTGTGTTATGTCAATAGCACTGTCAACCCCATCTGCTATGCCCTCTGCAACAGAACCTTCAGGAAGACCTTTAAGATGCTGCTTCTCTGccgatggaaaaagaaaaaagtggaagaGAAGTTGTACTGGCAAGGGAACAGCAAGCTACCCTGAAAAGCTAGCAACTCCTCTCAGCAGAATAATGACCATAGTCAACTTCCTCTGAGGATGGGCAAGCTGATTCtggtttgtat encodes:
- the CHRM5 gene encoding muscarinic acetylcholine receptor M5 translates to MEGESYHNVTTVNGTPVNHQPLERHGLWEVITIAAVTAVVSLITIVGNVLVMISFKVNSQLKTVNNYYLLSLACADLIIGIFSMNLYTTYILMGRWALGSLACDLWLALDYVVSNASVMNLLVISFDRYFSITRPLTYRAKRTPKRAGVMIGLAWLISFILWAPAILCWQYLVGKRTVPPDECQIQFLSEPTITFGTAIAAFYIPVSVMTILYCRIYRETEKRTKDLADLQGSDSVADAEKRKPAHRALLRSCLSCPRPALAQRERNQASWSSSHRSTSTPGKPSQGTGPRTDWAKAEQLTTCSSYPSSEDEDKPTADPVFQVVYKSQAKESPRDEFSAEETKETFVKAQTEQNDYDTPKYFLSPAAAHRPKSQKCVAYKFRLVVKADGTQETSNGCHKVKIMPCSFPVAKDPSTKGLDPNLSHQMTKRKRMVLVKERKAARTLSAILLAFIITWTPYNIMVLVSTFCDECVPVTLWHLGYWLCYVNSTVNPICYALCNRTFRKTFKMLLLCRWKKKKVEEKLYWQGNSKLP